The sequence CCATTGGCGCCTGGGTTGAGGTAGTGGTAAGGCCGACCCCAAGGGTCATTGGGCAAGCGTTCCAGGTAGGCGCGCCAGTTGCTGTCTTTGGCATTCGCCGGGCGCTCCACCAGCACCTTCAGGCCTTGGGTTGCGGTCGGGTAACTGCCGTGGTCGAGGCGGTAGAGTTTCAGCGCCTGCATCAGCCCGCCGATGTCTTGCTTGGCGGCCGTGGCCCGCGCCTGGTCCGGTCGATCGAGCACCTTGGGCACCACCATCGCGGCCAGGATTCCGAGAATGACCACCACCACCATGATCTCGATCAGGGTGAAGCCACGCTGGCCGCGAGGGCCTGGCAACGGGGACGTGAAGTGCGCGATATCCATCTCGACATTCCTAGGCTTGAGTGCTTTTCGCCGCGCAGTGTTGCAAGAACACATGTCAGTCGTATTGATAATCCTCGGGAGCTTTAGTCACCAATCGGTAAAGTTGCGGCGCTAGTCTGCGGGGCTGTTTCCCGGCCAGGAGCACGTCATGGGCGGCCCTCGCAACGAGCAAGGCTTTACCCTGATTGAAGTGTTGGTGGCGCTGGCGATTATCGCCGTGGCAATGGCCGCAGCTGTTCGCGTGGCGGGCTTGATGACCCAGAGCAATGGCTTGCTGCGGGACAAGTCGATGGCCCTGTTGGCGGCCCAGAGCCGCTTGGCGGAGTTGCGCCTTGAGGCCCGTTTGAGCCCCGGCAAGAAGGTCTTCGAGTGTGATCAGGGCCGACTCAGGCTGCGCTGCGAACAGGTGATCAATCCCAGCGCTGATGGCCGGCTGTTCAGGGTCAGTGTGCAGGTGCTGGACAGCACCCGCGAAGCCCCGCCCCTGGCGCGCCTGGAAACCTTATTGGGGCGGCCGCCCTTGAAAGCGGCGCAGTGAGCGAGGTTACTGCCGAGTGAGCGTTGGCAAGGCCGGACCGTCTGGCAGCGTGGCGAGATTCACCCGGACCTTTTCGCTGCCGCGCTCGATCACCACCCCATCGCCTTCAATAGCAGCCAAGCGTACCCCTGGGCTGAGGCGTTCTCCCGACAGAAAGCTGCGGGGCGGGCCATCGTTGAGGCTGAGGATCGCCACCGCGCCACGGGCCCCGGCCAGCACACCCGTGACCTTGACGTCCAGCGGCGCCGGAACATTGGAAAACCATTGTCGCGCCGGGTTGTCGCTATGGGCGGCCAGCGCCTGGGGCGTGATCGCCGGCGTGTGGGACTCGGCGGACGTCAACAATAGCGACGTCCAGGTCACCACTCCGGCCAGTACCGTCAGCAACGCCAACGCCTGGACGGCCTGGGCGGGTGAAAAACGATGGGCGAATGCCATGGGCGGGACCTCCTGTTTGTCCGTCCCGACAGCCTACAGGTCAATTCGCACGTTTTTATTTCACAGACTCATCATGTTCATCGTGCAGGATCGAATTAACGCCAGGGAGCGCACCATGACCCGAATCAAACAACAGGGCTTCACCTTGATCGAGCTGATGGTGGTGTTGGTGATCATCGGCATCGCCAGCGCCGCCATCAGCCTGAGCATCAAGCCGGACCCGCTGCGCCTGTTGCGCAAGGACGCCGAGCGTTTGAGTCAGCTGTTACAGGTGGCCCAGGCCGAAGCCCGTGCCGACGGCCGGGCAATCACCTGGCGGGCAGACGCCAAAGGCTTCCGTTTCAGCCGGCCGACAGACGACGGCTTGGGCTTGGAGTTCTTCAACCGCGACGAGCAACTGCGTCCGCGCCCCTGGGACAGCACGCCAATGCAAGTACGCATCGAGCCCCGGCAACTCCTGATACTCAATGCCGAATGGATCAACCCGCCGCTGCAAGTGGTGTTGTCCGACGGGCAACACAGTCTCAGCCTGCAACGGGACGCGGCTGGACTACTGCGGGTGGTGAACCAGCCATGAAGAACCGGCAGAACGGTTTCACGCTGATCGAGGTCATGGTGGCGATCATGCTGATGGCGGTGGTCAGCCTGATCGCCTGGCGCGGCCTGGACAGCGTCACCCGCGCCGACAGTCACTTGCAGGCCAGTACCGAACAGACCGAAGTGCTGTTACGGGCACTGAATCAGCTGCAGCAGGACGTCAGCCTGCGGGCCGGGATTGAGTTGGCGCTACCGGACAACGCCGAAACGCCGGGCCCGGCTCCGGGTGCCCTGCCAGCGTTGACGGTGCGCAGTTCCGACAGCAAGGGCTTTCGCCTGGAGCTGATCCGCAGTGCGGCGAATCCGAGTACCGGCTTGCAACGGGTACGCTGGTGGCTCAAGGGCGACACCTTGTACCGGGCGATTGCACCGCCACAGGACCGGTATCCACTGCCCGCGCCTCGGGATGCGGTGGCGGTGCTGAATCAGGTGAGTGATGTGCAGGTGCGGGTCTGGGATGCGGACAAAGGGTGGCGGCAATTGAGCGGGAATCGGCAGGAGAATCCGCTGGGAATGGAGATCAGTCTGGTGCGTGAGACGCCTCAGGGGGTTGAGCGGTATCGGCAGGTGTTGGGGCCTTTGAATTAATGGGGTTGGCTCTACAGCCAGAAACCTAACTCAACAACACCACCCCACCCGGCAACTCCGTGCACTTGGCACCATAGGCATCACGGATCAGCAACGCCACACCCGCCAACTGGTTGAGGTTGAAACGCGCCTGCACCCGCCGCTTGCCCAGCTCGGCATTGAGCAGCACCAGCATCCCCGGGCGATAACGGTTGATCTCGTCAATCACCGTGTTCAGGGTCGCGTTGTTGAACACCAGTACCTGCTCGCGCCAGGCGATCACCGCCTGGGTATCCACGGCCACCGGTTCACCCAGCCCGGCAGCGTCGTAACTCAACTGGCTACCGCTGCCCAGGCGGACACTGCGCCCGGCGACCTGCACCAACAGTGAACCGTCGATGCAGGTCACGCAGACGCTGTGATCGGTATTGCGAACATTGAAGCGCGCCCGGGCGGCAGTGACCCAGCCGGTGCCCGCCTGAACCCTCAGCGGCTGCGCGGCACCGGCCATCACCTCGACCTCTCCTTCCAGCACCTCGATGCCCTGCTCGCGGCGACTGATACGGGTCTGGGTATTGAGCTCCAGGCTGACGCCGTCACCCAGCTCGACCCGGCGTTGTTCACCCACCTCGGTGCGATAGTCCGCCGTAAGCCCTGCAAAGCCACCGGGCACCGTGAACCGCACCATAAACAACGCAGCCGACGCCGCAATCGCACCGCCCAGAAAAGCCCGCCGCCCGAAATGACGCGGTTGCTGCTGCTCGGCGGCAGGCGCCAGTTGGTGCCACAACACCTTGGCCTGCTCGAAGGCCTGGGCATGCTCCGGGCTCTGGGCGCACCACTGGCGTAAGGCCTTGGCATCGGCGACAGTGGCCTGGCCCGAGGTCAGGAGAACCAGCCAGTCCCGGGCTTCGCCGCGTAGCTGGCTGTCGGGTATATCCCGAGCGGTGGGGAGGCTAAAAATATTCAAGCGCGCAGGTACTCACGGATTTTTCCAGGGACTCAACACTTAAGACGGTTTTCCGGCACCGGGACCGAACCGCTGGATCACTTTTCTTTCCAGGCGCTGTGCGCAGTGCCCCAGGGCGGCCTTGATTTCCTTCTCGACCATGCGGGTAGAGATGCCGAAACGCTGGGAGATTTCCAGGTGCGGCGCCTCTTCCAACCGAGCGGCAATGAGGATCTTGCGCCTCCGCGCCGGCAGCTCGTAGAGGGCCTTGACCAGTGACTGGATTTCTTTCTGGCCACCCACCACCCGTGAGGGATCCTGGGCTTCGTCCACCGTAAGCAGCAGCTCTTCGACTTCACTGCCGGTCAACAGTCGGGCATCCGCCTGGCGCCGGTCGGCGGCGATGTTCAAGGCCATGCGGTACAGGTAGGCATTGGGTTGCAACAGGTTTGGCGGTTCGTCCATGCGGTCAACCCGCAGGTAGGTTTCATGCAGGACATCGTTGGCCAGGTCTTCCGACCCCAGGCGTTTGCGCAAGCGCACCCTGAAGTCCTCGTAGGACGCCAGGAACAACCTGACCATCGGACTGTGCCCGGTGTCTTTCATGCCCCCGGAACTCCTTCCCCTGTTGTGCATTCCATGCGTTTTCCTGTGGTGTCGGGCATCAGAAGTAAAGTGACCGGCAAGCGCAACGAGCTGGGTGCCGGACGTTCGACTTGGGTACTGGCGAGGGTGCGTACCAGTACCTCGTCGCGCTGAAGATCACCGGTTGAGGTGACCAGGAAACTGTGTTCGATGAGACCGTCGTGGTTGACCCACACCTGAACCAGTGCGCGAAAGCTGCCCGGGCGGGTCAGCGGCGAACGGCACAAGCTGCGCTCGATGGCCCGTTGCAGGGCCGTGGCGTAGCTGCTGTTGATTCGCGCCGTGCCGCGCGCCTTCGACCCCCGAGTCGACGCAGGTGCACTGACCTCGGGTACTTGCAGGGTGAACGCATCGCTGCGGGCATAACGCGCCATCAAGCCAGTTCCTGTCAGTAATACGCCCAAGGCCTGCGGTGCACTGTAACGCCCGTGCACCCCAATCGAACGCCGTCCCCGCGTCAGCTCACGGTCCACCAGCACCGCCATCCCGGTGGCCCGACTGAAGGTTTCCAGGGCTGGTGCCAAGTTCTGTGCCGACAGGTCCAGGTTGATCAAAGGCGACACTTCGAGCGGCGCCGCACGCACCGCCACCGGTAACGCCAGAAACAGCAGGAGCAGGCAACAGCCCGCGAAAGCCGCGTGCCTCCAAGCCCCCCGCTCGACCTTTGCTCTGCATCGCTGCACGGCTGACGTGTCCTAGAAAACCGTCATCCTGAGGCCAGTTTATGAATCTGATGTTACGGTGATTGCAAAAAAAACATCACCGTTTCGCCAAGTGCCGTGCACTACACTTGCAGCCCATAACGGCTTACTTCTTCGAGGCCGCATGGAGGCGAAAAATGAAGCTGCTCCCGACCCTTGCCGGCCTGTTGCTGTGTGCAGGCTTGCCGTTGATCGCCCACGCCGAAGAGGCTCCGAGCGGCTGTACCGAGGTCAAGGTCGATGGTTACAAAGCGCCGGACTATGGTTGCCTGAGTCGGCAGATGGGCAACGACCCGCAGGCAGCCAAGGCCACGCAGAAGAATAAGGAAGCGCAAAACGTGCCTATCGAAAAGCGCCCACCGAATCAGATCGGCCTCTCGACGCCGGCCGCCACCAGCGTGCGCATGGGTAATACGTTCGGCACGTCGGTCAAACCGCAGCGGCCATGATCAATGGCTGCCCTGGCGCCGATACAAGGTCAGCCCCAACGCCAGCACCACCAGGATGCCCGCGCAACTGCGGTTGACCCACTGCATCACCCTGGATGAAAACCTGCGCATGGCGTGGCGCCCCCCGATGGCGTAGACGCTCATCATCACGCAGTCGATCAGCACGCTGATCACCGCCAATATCAGGTACTGCTGGGCGACAGGTTCGGCAGGCTGAATGAATTGCGGCAGGAACGCCGAGAAGAAGATCAGCCCCTTGGGATTAGACAGCCCGACGAACAACGCCCGCAGGAACGCCGAACGTCCACTCGCGGTGCTCGTCACTTCAGACGCGGACAACGCCCGGGTGGGCGCGCGCCACAACACCCAGGCCAAGTACAGCAGGTACAGCGCGCCCACCCATTTGACCAGCGAGAACAAATGCTCGCAAGCCTGGAGCAATGCCCCCAGCCCCAGACCGACGGCGCCAATCAACAGCAGGTCGGACAAGGCCGCGCCTGCAATGCCAAAGCCGGCGACACGCATGCCCCTGGAGGCGCCATTGCTCAACGCCAGGAGCATTGAAGGCCCCGGCGTCATCATCACGGCGCTGACGGCGAGAATGTAGAGAAGCAGCGTTGAAAGGTCCATCGTGGCAAGGCTCCGGCGTGGGTGGCGGATGGTCAATGTAGCCGACCGCCAGACGGAATGCAGCCACCCTCCTCTCTATGGACGTGCCTGGCACTCGCCCCACACCTCACGCATCAGGTCCTTGAGCAGCAACGCTTCGGCCCAGCGATCGCTGATGTCGCGCCCCTCGCTCCCCGTTATCGCGTAGGGCGGCGGCCCCAGCTCACAGGTAAAAGACAGACTGTCGGGCCGCTCGGCGCGGGCCAGCCAATCCTCGATTCCGTAGCGCCACCAGCCGAGGAAACGCTCCAGCCAGGGTCGATGCTGGGGGAAGCTCAAGGGCACCTGGACCTGCTCACCGTTGGAAACCCGGCCATGGAAACCCCAACTGTGGCGCAAAAGAGTACGAATTTGCTCATCGTCCTCGGCTGCTCCCGGTTCGGGTAACTCACGACCGACCACGTAATGGGACAGGTCAGCCAACAACTTGAGATCCGGTATTTCTTCCAGCAGGTCGAGGGTAAACAGCAAGTCGCTGGTCAGACGATAACGATGGGTTTCCAGCAGGATCGGAAAGTCCACCTGTTCGGCCAGGCGTTGCCAACCTTCGATCAGCTTGATCGCCTGAGCCAGGGTGCGTGGCCGGATATCCGCTTGCAGGGTGAGGTGATGACAGCCATGACGGCAAGCCACATCCAGCGCTGCCGCCAGGTCATCCACGCTGCGAGGGAACACTTGGCCTTCGATCTGCAGGCCGCAGGCCTTGGCGGCAGTGTGCAAGCTGGCGGCATACCGGGCATTCCAGAAATGATCGGTGATGCCGTCGTAGCCGGCCGCGGCAATCTTCTCGAGCTGTGCTTGCAGGGGCAGCTCACACTGGCCACGGTGATCTTGCATGGCCCACAGGGATTGAAATATCAGGAACTCACTCATGTCAGCTTCTCAATAATTGTTTGAGCGCTACGCTGGCGTCGGCCAGTGCGCACGGTGAAAGCGGGCCAGGGTGAGCGATCAGCCGCTCGCATAACTTGATGTCCTTGGCCACGCTGTTGCCCGGGGCCCAACCGCATGCACCTAACAAGCGTTGCGCGGTGTCGAGGTAGAACAGCAGGAAACCACCCTCCGGGAAGGTTCGGCTCGCCGCAGGCGCTGTAGTGGAAATCACCCCGACTGTTTGCAAACTCCAGTCGTATTGATCAGACCAGAAGCCGGGAACGACCTCGAAGGGCAACCCGCCGCCCAACAGGTTCAGCGCCGCATGACGGCCTTGGGTTTCGGCGTTGCACCAGGTTTCCTGACGCTGGAAAACACCTTCGGGGTGCAGGCGAAACTCACAGACATCCCCCGCCGCAAACACATCAGGTGCGCTGGTGCGTAATTGCGCATCGACGCGAATGCCCTGCCCAACCTCAAGCCCTGCGGCCGCCGCCAGTTCGGTGTTGGGCAGCATGCCGATCCCCACGACCACCAGGTCGCAAGGCAACACCTGGCCGTCGACCAACTGCACGGCTTCGGCCTGCAGGCTGCCCTGCACCGTCTCGATGGCCACGTTCAACCGCACGTCCACACCGTGGCTGCGATGCAACGCCAGCAGGGCGTCGGACAGACGCTGCGGCAGCACTCTTCCTGCCAGACGCGGCCCCGCTTCAAGCAGCGTCACACTGCAGCCCAGGGTTCGGGCGGTGGCTGCAACTTCAAGGCCGATAAAGCCGCCGCCGACCACCACCAGACGGGCGCCGGGGCGCAACACCGCACGCAGGGCCAGGGCTTCGTCATGGGTACGTAGATAAAGCACATTGGCCCAGTGTTCCGGCACCTGAGACAGGCGCCGTGCCCTGCCCCCGGTGGCCAACAACAAACGCCCATAGTCCAGCCAGCGGCCGTCAGCCAATTGCAGGCGGTGCTGCGCCGGCTCCAGGGATTTCACCGGATTGCCCGCCAGGTATTCGATACCCAACTCGGTAAGCCGAGCGCTGTCGCACAGGCTGTATCCGGCCAACTCAACGGTACCTTGCAGCAGCCCCTTGGACAGCGGCGGACGTTCGTAGGGCGGGTGCAACTCATCCCCGATCAGCACCAGGCGGCCGCGATAACCTTCCTCGCGCAAGGTCAAGGCTGCCCTGCCACCGGCATGCCCCGCCCCTACGATAACCAGTGGCGCGTTGTCAGGACTCATGGCGCATATTCCTCACTCTTAAACCCAGCCTTTCAATGTCTTTGAAAAAACAGTCGCATCAGGCTAGAGACGAAGATCTAACCGGCGACGTAAAACCCTTGTGGGAGTTGTCGAGCTTTAGCGAGGCTGCGATAGCGGTGGGTCAGGCACCCTCAATGTTGGCTGTGCCGACGTCATCGCAGCCTCGCTAAAGCTCGACAACTCCCACAGTTGATCTTCACGGCCCTGAGCTGGATGTTTCAACCGTATTGGGCTGCGTGCTCAAAGACCTTGAAAGGGCTGACTCTTAAACCGTGATGGCGAGCAGCAGACGCCCCGCCTCGACCCGGACCGGATACGTCTTGAGGTTGACGCACGCCGGTGCCCCCAACGCCTTGCCGGAGCGGTAGTCGAAGCGACCGTTATGCTTGGGGCACTCGATGACATGGTCCATCACCAGCCCATCGGCCAGGTGGATGGCCTCGTGGCTGCACAGGCCATCGGTTGCGAAGTACTCACTGTCGGCCGAACGGTAAACGGCATAGGTACGCTGGGCATGGTCGAAACGGATGACGTCTTCTTCATCAATATCGTCCACGGCGCACACATCGATCCATTGATCAGTCATGGCTTTTTTCTCTTGTTGTTGTACAGGCATCGAAGGTGTCAGCCAGCCAAGGCTTCTGGTTGCGCCACAATAGCGGCCTCGGGTTGCGAGCCTTGAGGTACCGGGCGCCGTACGAAGTAGTTCGGGTCTTTGCGCTGCTGCCAGATCGTCGGGAGAATTTCCTTGAAGGCGTCGAACAGGCTGGTATAGGGCGGCGGGCAATCGTGGCGAATTTCTTCGTGTAACTGCGCCAGGGCATGAAACGGCACCATCGGGTACATGTGGTGCTCAAGGTGATAGTTCATGTCCAGATACAGGAAGCGCAGCAGCGGGTTCATGTAGATCGTGCGGCAGTTACTGCGGTGATCGAGTACATCCTCTGCCAGGCCCACATGCTGCGACAGCCCGAACAGGTAGGACAGCCAACCGCCATAGAGGGTCGGAAGGCCGATAAACATCAGTGGCAACCAGCTTTGCAGGTACAGCGCAGCTCCCACTGTGAGCCCGTAGATCACGATCCAGATGCGCGCATCCCGCACGACCCTGGGCCATTCGGACTCGGGGATGAAAGTTTGCTCCTCCTCGCTCATGCGTCCCGCCGCATGCCGGCAGACCGAAACCATGGTCTTCAACGCATAAGGCATCCGGAACAGGCTCAGCACCATCATGATCAGGCTCGGTGGACGTGGTTCGACGATTTCCGGATCTCGCCCGACGATGATGGTGTCGGTGTGGTGGCGTGCATGGCTCCAGCGCCACACATGCGGCTCGAACATGAACATGAAGCTCGACACCTGATAGATCACATCATTCATCCAACGGGTCTTGAACGCCGTGCCGTGCCCGGTTTCGTGCCAACGGGCATTCGATGCGGTGCCGTAGAGCAACCCGTAGGCGAAGAAAAACGGCACGCAAGCCCACGAGCCCCAGAACCCGTAGCCACCGAACCCGGTCGCCAGCAGCGCCAACAGCCAGATCGCAGTGTCCCGCAAGGCCGGACCATCGCGGCGCTGCATCAACTCCTTCATGCGTTTACGGGACACCGGCGACTGGTACCAGTTGGCCGACACCAGTCCTTTCTGTACCGCCCGGGCGGCTTCGGGCCCGGTCAGTCGATAGTCCCGAGGTTGGGCGTTGCCAGGTTGTTCAAAGGCGGCGTTGTGTTCAGGCATTTTTATTGTTCTCCGCAAGCGGGATGATTTCAGGCGCTCGCCTGAAGGTGGGAGGTCATCGCTTGGGAAAATATAGAGAGCACACAAACCGCGCTCAATCCCTTGAATACATTCCCTATCAAGCTATCATCCAGGCCCAATACAGCTTGATAGTTTTCTATCAAGACGCTTTCGGGGCCCACCATGAACGATAAAAAACGCCCAACCATCGCCACGGTCGCCGAGTACGCCGGTTTGAGTGTCGCCACCGTGGACCGGGTGCTCAACGCGCGAGCGCCCGTCAGCCCCACAACTGCCGAGCAGGTATTCCAGGCCGCCGAAGCCGTCGGTTATTTCGCCGCCAGGCTGATTGGCCAACGCATCCGCGAACGTCGCCCGAGCTACCGTTTCGGCATCCTGCTGCTGGGTACCGCCCAGGCGTTCTACGCCAACGTAGCCACCGCCATCAAAGAGGCGGCGCAGCGTCAGGAAGGCGCCAACGTCATCTGTCAGTTCGAGTACATCGTTGATCGCACACCCGGCGCCATCATTGCCCAGATTGAACAATTGGCGGTGCAGTGCGATGGCCTGGCGGTGGTCAGCTTCGCTCACCCACAGATCAATGCCGCCATCGCGCAGATCCGGGAGGCTGGCGTTCCGGTGGTGGCCCTGCTGTCTGATATCCATGAGGCCGCCGCCGAACCCTATGTCGGCCAGGACAATCATCAACTCGGGCGCACTATGGGCTGGCTGGTGGCTCACACCTGTGGCGCACGCAAAGGCAGCGTTGCCGTACTGCTAGGCGGTCATCGTTTTCTCGGCCATCAGGCTCGGGTCGAAGGCCTGCGCAGTTACCTGGCCGAGCATGCACCAGGGTTGCAGATGCTCGAAGCGGTGATCAACCTGGATAACTGCGACATCACCGAAGAGGCCACGCTGGAACTGCTGTCCCGTCATAAGGATTTACGCGCGCTGTGTGTGGTCGGTGGCGGTGGCGACGGGGTCATCAACGCGCTGTCGCAACTACCCAAACGCCCGTCGCTGTGCTGCATCCTGCAAGAGTCGACCGAGCTGTCGCGACAAGCCCTGGCAGATGGGCTGATCAGCCTGGTCATCGACGCCCAGCCACGCTTGCTCGCCCCGGCACTCGTGGATTTGCTGGTGCAATTGCAGACCACGCCGGATTTCGATCCGCTACAGCATCGGGTCTATATTCCGCTGCAAATCATCACTTCGCAGAATGCTTGATCCCACAACACGAAAATCCCCGGCACTCAGCCCGAACCGACTCATCTTGTTATACAGCCCGCCACGGGACACATTAAGTTGCCTGGCGGCCAGGCGGATATTGCCGCCGGTGTCCTTTAGGGCCGCGATGATCGCGTTCATTTCATGGGTGCCCAGGTCCTGGGCGGCCTGGGGCTGCGGCACACTACCTGGCGCCGAGTGACGGGGGCTTTGCTTGATTTCCAGGGGCAGGTCCGCCACCTGAATCAGCTCGGTCAGCGCCAGGTTGGTCGCACGTTCGATGGTGTTTTCTAACTCGCGGACATTGCCCGGCCAACCGTAAGCCGCCAGGATCTCCAACGCCTCGGGTGCAATCCCCTGCACTGACTTGCGCATCGAGCGCGCGCAACGGCCAAGAAAATGCCGCGCCAACAAGGGAATATCGTCCCGGCGCATGCGCAGCGGCGGCACCGTCAGGTTGAGCACGTTGAGCCGGTAGTAAAGGTCTTCACGGAAGGCGCCTTCGGCCACCGCCTGGCTCAGGTTACGGTGGGTGGCAGCGATAATGCGCACGTCCACCTGACGGGATTTCTTGGCCCCCACACGTGTCACTTCACCTTCCTGCAAGACCCGCAACAGACTGACCTGGGCGTCGAACGACATGTCGCCGATTTCGTCGAGAAAGATGGTGCCGCCATCGGCCAATTCGAACTTGCCCGCAGAACCGCCACGGGCCGATCCGGTGAAGGCGCCTTCGACATGCCCGAACAATTCACTCTGCACCAGGTCCCGCGGAATCGCCCCGCAGTTGACCGCCACGAACGGCCCACTGCAACGGTCACTGGCGTTATGGATCGCCTGGGCGAACAGTTCCTTGCCGGTGCCGCTTTCACCCAGGATCAAGGTGGTCGAGTCACTGCGACTGGCGATGCGGCCCAGGTGCAAGGCGTCCTGGATCGCACGCGAAGTCCCCTGGATGGTCTCGAAGGTGTAGCTGGCCTGGGTGCCGATGATTCGCCGGGTGATTTCCCGGATGCGCCGGTTTTCACGCAGAGACACCACGCGCCCACCCTGCTCCAGTGCGCAGACGGAAACCAGGCACGCCAGGTGACTGCGATCATGCAGCTCGAACGTGCAGTCCAGGTCCCGCAGCCCTTCCCCGCCACGCATCAGGATTTCAGCGCTCAGTTCGCTCTGACCCAGGCACTGGAAAGGGCTACCGAGCAGGTCCCGGCCCACGCGAAACAGTTGCCGGGCATAGCCATTGAGTGCCTTGATGCGGCCGCGCTCATCCAGCACCACCAAGCCTTCATTGAGTACTTCAAGCACGGTTTGCTGTTCTTCCAACAGGGTTTGCAGCGCCATCTGCCGCGAGACCGCTTCGGCGGCAGCCTGGACGGTGCCCAGGGTATGGAAGTGAAACCAACCCGGCTCGGCGGTCAGGGTCAGCATCGCCAGTGTCTTGCCCTGATCGTCCCGAATGGGCGCAGCGGCGCAGTGCATGCGTCGTCGACGCAAGCCTGTGCCGAAGTTTTCCTCGGCCAGCACATACATCAACCGGTCTTCGGCAATCGCCAGCCCGGTGCAGTTGGTGCCCTGTACCGACTCCAGCAGTCGACTGCCCACCGGGGTAAGGTCCAGGCCGCAGAAATACAGGGTCGTACCGTCGGCATCGGTCAGGTTGATATGGCCCCTGGGGTTGTAGGCCAGCAACCCACGCATGACTTCTGCGGCAGCGGCGATCAACACCCGATTGTCCGCCAGGGTGGCCGACAATATGTCAGGCGCGACAAACCGGTAACTGCCATCGTCCGGGTCAAGGCCGGCCTCGACGCTGCGCCGCCATGAGTCCCAGATCACTTGCCTGACGCCGGCCGGCCGTGCGGTGCGCCCTTCCTGGCACGCTTGCCACGCCTGGTCCAGCTCGGCAATGGGTTCGCCACTCAAGGACGCAGGCCCCAGGGCCGTAATGTAATCCAGGTCTTGCGCGCTGAAGGCCATGGGCTGTGGGTTCACCGGCATCGACGCTCGCCCCTATGTTCATATTTTTGACATGTCAGTATAGACATGTCTTTTAAATGAACACTTACTTAATAATTAAAATAATAAATCCATAATTTTCAATCAGTTAACAAATGGCATGACGCTTGCTCTGTTGTCCATAACCGCGCAGAACGCCTGTCGCGGAGCCATTGAACAACAAGAAAAGGAGTCATCCATGGGCACTTCCAAGATCATCCGCCTCGGCCTTATCGGTGCCGGCCGTATGGGCAGCTTTCACGGCCTGACCGCCGCTCGGCACATCCCCGGAGCCTGCCTGGCCGCCATCGCCGACCCGACACCCGGCCAGGCTGCTCGCCTGGCGGCAGAGTTGGGTGTGGAGCGGGTCTATACCGACCCACTGCAACTGCTGGAAGACCCGGAAATAGACGCCGTATTGATCGCCGCCCCCGCCCGCAGCCATGCCGAACTGGTGATCAGCGCTGCCCGCGCCGGCAAGGCGATATTTTGCGAAAAACCCATGGCCATCACCCTCGACGAAGCCGACCGCGCCATCGCCGCAGCCGCTGATGCCCAGGTCGCGCTGCAAGTCGGTTTCAACCGGCGCTTTGCCAAAAGCTTTCGCACCGCGCACCTGGACGTGGTCGCCGGCCGTATCGGCACGCCGCAACTGCTGCGCTCGCTGACCCGCGACCCGGCCCTGAACAACCCGGCCGCTTCGCCGCAATGGGTGATTTTCCTCGAGACCCTGAT is a genomic window of Pseudomonas sp. ADAK18 containing:
- a CDS encoding NAD(P)/FAD-dependent oxidoreductase, yielding MSPDNAPLVIVGAGHAGGRAALTLREEGYRGRLVLIGDELHPPYERPPLSKGLLQGTVELAGYSLCDSARLTELGIEYLAGNPVKSLEPAQHRLQLADGRWLDYGRLLLATGGRARRLSQVPEHWANVLYLRTHDEALALRAVLRPGARLVVVGGGFIGLEVAATARTLGCSVTLLEAGPRLAGRVLPQRLSDALLALHRSHGVDVRLNVAIETVQGSLQAEAVQLVDGQVLPCDLVVVGIGMLPNTELAAAAGLEVGQGIRVDAQLRTSAPDVFAAGDVCEFRLHPEGVFQRQETWCNAETQGRHAALNLLGGGLPFEVVPGFWSDQYDWSLQTVGVISTTAPAASRTFPEGGFLLFYLDTAQRLLGACGWAPGNSVAKDIKLCERLIAHPGPLSPCALADASVALKQLLRS
- a CDS encoding LacI family DNA-binding transcriptional regulator — translated: MNDKKRPTIATVAEYAGLSVATVDRVLNARAPVSPTTAEQVFQAAEAVGYFAARLIGQRIRERRPSYRFGILLLGTAQAFYANVATAIKEAAQRQEGANVICQFEYIVDRTPGAIIAQIEQLAVQCDGLAVVSFAHPQINAAIAQIREAGVPVVALLSDIHEAAAEPYVGQDNHQLGRTMGWLVAHTCGARKGSVAVLLGGHRFLGHQARVEGLRSYLAEHAPGLQMLEAVINLDNCDITEEATLELLSRHKDLRALCVVGGGGDGVINALSQLPKRPSLCCILQESTELSRQALADGLISLVIDAQPRLLAPALVDLLVQLQTTPDFDPLQHRVYIPLQIITSQNA
- a CDS encoding fatty acid desaturase family protein yields the protein MPEHNAAFEQPGNAQPRDYRLTGPEAARAVQKGLVSANWYQSPVSRKRMKELMQRRDGPALRDTAIWLLALLATGFGGYGFWGSWACVPFFFAYGLLYGTASNARWHETGHGTAFKTRWMNDVIYQVSSFMFMFEPHVWRWSHARHHTDTIIVGRDPEIVEPRPPSLIMMVLSLFRMPYALKTMVSVCRHAAGRMSEEEQTFIPESEWPRVVRDARIWIVIYGLTVGAALYLQSWLPLMFIGLPTLYGGWLSYLFGLSQHVGLAEDVLDHRSNCRTIYMNPLLRFLYLDMNYHLEHHMYPMVPFHALAQLHEEIRHDCPPPYTSLFDAFKEILPTIWQQRKDPNYFVRRPVPQGSQPEAAIVAQPEALAG
- a CDS encoding sugar phosphate isomerase/epimerase, whose translation is MSEFLIFQSLWAMQDHRGQCELPLQAQLEKIAAAGYDGITDHFWNARYAASLHTAAKACGLQIEGQVFPRSVDDLAAALDVACRHGCHHLTLQADIRPRTLAQAIKLIEGWQRLAEQVDFPILLETHRYRLTSDLLFTLDLLEEIPDLKLLADLSHYVVGRELPEPGAAEDDEQIRTLLRHSWGFHGRVSNGEQVQVPLSFPQHRPWLERFLGWWRYGIEDWLARAERPDSLSFTCELGPPPYAITGSEGRDISDRWAEALLLKDLMREVWGECQARP
- a CDS encoding MocE family 2Fe-2S type ferredoxin translates to MTDQWIDVCAVDDIDEEDVIRFDHAQRTYAVYRSADSEYFATDGLCSHEAIHLADGLVMDHVIECPKHNGRFDYRSGKALGAPACVNLKTYPVRVEAGRLLLAITV